A region from the Eleginops maclovinus isolate JMC-PN-2008 ecotype Puerto Natales chromosome 17, JC_Emac_rtc_rv5, whole genome shotgun sequence genome encodes:
- the LOC134879261 gene encoding ankyrin repeat and SOCS box protein 13-like, with protein MEIQSDRDCFFGDIGCWSERTEVHKAASLGQTSQLQSLIRSGASVNVVAVDSITPLHEACLRGQTQCVRLLLDAGAQVDARNVDGSTPLCEASSAGSLECVRLLLDRGAKSNPALTSRTPSPLHEACMGGKKDCVKLLIAMGANLEAYDIYYGTPLHVACANEHTECVKLLLNAGAKVNAARLHETPLHHAAKNKQGEMVELLVEFGANVHARDQHDKKPLDYTTPGSPSATCLQFYETTPMNLQQLSRLALRAMLETRALEVIEQLDIPKLIIGYLCYQ; from the exons ATGGAAATTCAAAGTGACCGAGATTGTTTCTTCGGAGACATTG GCTGCTGGTCAGAGAGGACGGAGGTGCACAAGGCGGCGTCTCTCGGCCAGACCTCCCAGCTGCAGAGTCTGATCCGCAGCGGAGCGTCAGTGAACGTGGTGGCGGTCGACTCCATCACCCCGCTGCACGAGGCCTGCCTCCGCGGACAGACCCAGTGTGTCCGGCTGCTGCTGGACGCCGGGGCCCAG GTGGATGCGAGGAACGTGGACGGCAGCACCCCGCTGTGTGAGGCTTCCTCGGCTGGTAGTTTGGAGTGTGTGAGGCTCCTGCTGGATCGAGGTGCCAAATCCAACCCCGCCCTCACCTCCcgcaccccctcccccctccacgAGGCCTGCATGGGAG GTAAAAAAGACTGCGTGAAGCTCCTGATCGCCATGGGTGCAAATCTGGAGGCGTACGATATTTACTACGGGACCCCGCTACATGTAGCTTGTGCTAATGAACATACAGAGTGTGTTAAATTGTTGCTCAATGCAG GTGCAAAGGTGAACGCGGCCCGGCTCCACGAGACTCCGCTGCACCACGCTGCTAAAAACAAGCAGGGGGAGATGGTGGAGTTACTGGTGGAGTTCGGGGCCAACGTCCACGCCAGGGATCAGCACGACAAGAAACCCTTGGACTACACCACCCCCGGCTCCCCCTCTGCAACCTGTTTACAGTTTTACGAGA CCACCCCCATgaacctgcagcagctcagCCGGCTGGCACTGAGGGCGATGCTGGAAACCAGAGCTCTGGAGGTGATAGAACAACTGGACATACCTAAACTCATCATCGGCTACCTGTGCTATcagtga
- the gdi2 gene encoding rab GDP dissociation inhibitor beta, with the protein MNEEYDVIVLGTGLTECILSGIMSVKGKKVLHMDRNSYYGGESASITPLEDLYKRFSLPGKPSESMGKGRDWNVDLIPKFLMANGQLVRMLLITKVTKYLDFKVIEGSYVYKKGKIYKVPSTEAEALSSSLMGIFEKRRFKNFLQFVAKYDQEDPTTRQGIDPEKSSMRDVFTKFGLGQDVIDFTGHSLALHRTDEYLDQPCMDTIKRIKLYSESLAMHGKSPYLYPLYGLGELPQGFARLSAIYGGTYMLNKPIEEIVVENGKVVGVKSEGEIARCKQLICDPSYLMDRATKVGQVIRAICILNHPIANTGDVNSCQIIIPQNQVNRKHDIYVCLISFAHNVAAQGKYIAIVSTTVETNDPEKEIDSALDLIKPIEQKFVSVSDQYAPTDMGTDSQMFISRTYDATTHFETTCDDIKDIYKRMTGSEFDFSEMERTKKDCFGDVD; encoded by the exons atgaatgaagaatACGACGTTATCGTGTTGGGCACCGGACTCACG GAATGCATTTTATCAGGCATCATGTCGGTGAAGGGGAAGAAGGTCCTGCACATGGACCGTAACTCCTACTATGGAGGTGAGAGTGCCTCCATCACGCCCCTGGAAGAC CTCTACAAGCGCTTCAGCCTGCCGGGGAAACCTAGTGAATCCATGGGAAAGGGCCGGGATTGGAACGTGGACCTGATCCCTAAATTCCTTATGGCCAACG GTCAGCTGGTGCGCATGCTGCTCATCACAAAGGTGACCAAGTACCTGGACTTCAAAGTGATTGAGGGCAGCTATGTGTACAAGAAGGGCAAGATCTATAAAGTCCCATCCACCGAGGCTGAGGCTCTGTCATCAA GTCTGATGGGCATATTTGAGAAGAGGCGCTTCAAAAACTTCCTTCAGTTTGTCGCAAAGTATGACCAGGAAGACCCCACAACCAGGCAAGGCATCGACCCCGAAAAGTCATCAATGAGGGACGTTTTTACGAAGTTCGGTCTGGGTCAGGACGTCATCGACTTCACCGGCCACTCCCTCGCCCTCCACCGCACAGACGA GTACCTGGATCAACCTTGCATGGATACGATAAAAAGGATCAAGCTTTACAGCGAGTCTCTGGCCATGCATGGGAAGAGCCCCTACCTCTACCCACTGTACGGCCTGGGAGAGCTGCCTCAAGGGTTTGCCAG GCTGAGTGCTATCTATGGCGGGACGTATATGTTGAACAAGCCCATAGAGGAGATCGTGGTGGAGAACGGGAAGGTGGTGGGAGTCAAGTCCGAGGGAGAG ATCGCCAGGTGCAAGCAGCTGATCTGCGACCCGAGCTACCTGATGGACCGTGCCACCAAAGTGGGCCAGGTGATCAGAGCCATCTGCATCTTGAATCACCCCATCGCCAACACTGGCGACGTCAACTCTTGCCAGATCATCATCCCCCAGAACCAGGTCAACAGGAAGCACG ACATCTACGTTTGTCTGATCTCCTTTGCTCACAACGTGGCCGCACAAGGTAAATATATCGCCATCGTCAGCACCACAGTGGAGACAAACGACCCTGAGAAGGAGATCGATTCAGCCCTGGACCTCATTAAGCCCATCGAGCAGAAGTTTGTCAGCGTCAGTGACCAGTACGCACCCACTGACATGGGCACCGACAGCCAG ATGTTCATCTCCCGTACATACGATGCCACGACTCACTTCGAGACCACCTGTGACGACATCAAAGACATCTACAAGAGGATGACGGGCTCAGAATTTGACTTTTCCGAGATGGAGCGCACGAAGAAGGACTGCTTCGGGGACGTAGACTAA
- the ankrd16 gene encoding ankyrin repeat domain-containing protein 16: MDENTLKLLVKLTQEGQLNSLEKQVASGGSVALQTVSNKHFGRSGDTLLHYASRKGHLDIVEYLIKQVGVDVEVYNNDYKRPLHEAASMGHQACVSYLLREGAKVDGLKKADWTPLMMACTRRNLAVIQELLSHDADPALRNKDGWNCFHIACREGDPLVIQHLLLIRPDVWRTESKTQRTPLHTAAMHGCEEVVRILLERCVYTPDSPDSCGVTPFMDAVRNGHISVSRLLLEKHQASPAAADSVGAQAVHQVAVTGQDEALQFLVRELNVDVNQRTTDIQLTALHYAAKEGHSSTIKTLLELGADLHVRDTKGRTALHIACIGQRSDAARTLLQLGLTDSEDTSGTTARQHAKKPDVVQVFECGIPDPS, encoded by the exons ATGGACGAAAACACTTTGAAACTGCTGGTAAAGCTCACTCAGGAGGGGCAGTTAAACTCTCTGGAGAAACAGGTAGCATCAGGTGGCTCTGTGGCTCTACAGACTGTCAGTAATAAACACTTTGGTCGGTCAGGAGACACCTTGCTGCACTACGCTTCCAGAAAGGGACACTTGGACATTGTGGAGTATCTGATAAAGCAGGTTGGCGTGGATGTGGAGGTGTATAACAACGACTACAAGAGGCCGCTGCACGAAGCTGCTTCCATGGGCCACCAGGCTTGTGTTAGCTACCTTCTCCGGGAAGGTGCCAAGGTGGACGGTCTGAAGAAAGCCGACTG gaCTCCCCTGATGATGGCCTGCACCCGCAGAAACCTCGCTGTGATCCAGGAGCTGCTGAGCCACGACGCCGACCCTGCTCTGAGAAACAAAGATGGCTGGAACTGCTTCCACATCGCCTGCAGGGAGGGGGATCCTCTGGTCATACAGCACCTGCTTCTTATCAGGCCGGACGTCTGGAGGACGGAGAGCAAGACGCAGAGGACACCTCTACACACAGCAG CGATGCACGGCTGTGAGGAGGTTGTTAGGATCTTGCTGGAGAG ATGTGTTTACACCCCCGACAGCCCTGACAGCTGTGGAGTGACACCTTTCATGGACGCCGTCAGGAATGGACACATTTCGGTATCCAGGCTGCTTTTAGAGAAGCACCAG GcgtctccagcagcagctgattcGGTCGGGGCTCAGGCGGTGCATCAGGTGGCTGTTACCGGGCAGGATGAGGCACTGCAGTTCCTGGTGAGGGAGCTGAATGTCGACGTGAACCAGAGGACGACTGACATCCAGCTTACTGCCCTGCACTACGCTGCAAAG gaGGGCCACTCATCTACTATAAAAACACTGCTGGAGTTGGGGGCTGATCTTCATGTTCGGGACACAAAGGGAAGAACTG CTCTTCATATAGCGTGCATCGGGCAGCGTTCAGATGCAGCCAGGACGCTCCTGCAGCTGGGACTCACAGACTCAGAGGACACATCTGGCACAACTGCACGGCAGCATGCAAAGAAACCAGATGTAGTCCAGGTGTTTGAATGTGGAATACCAGACCCATCATAG
- the glt8d2 gene encoding glycosyltransferase 8 domain-containing protein 2: MALLRKINQILLVLLLLMVCLLLHSSLLRASSRPKLADHWKSLGGGAQVSAARVPEADNVVPVIICASEERLGAAMASINSIYSNTDSSVFFYIVTLRDAVKLTRQYIMKTKLKGIRYKILEFNPMVLKGKVKPDSSRPDLLHPLNFVRFYLPLLDIKHKRVIYLDDDVIVQGDIKDLFDMKLKPGHAAAFSTDCDLPSTHEMVRSIGMQTTYMGFLDYRKQEVRDLGINPRDCSFNPGVFVADMSEWKKQKITKQLEKWMEENVRQNIYSSAMAGGVATPPMLIVFHDKYTTLDPLWHVRHLGWSPDARYAESVLQEAHLLHWNGPFKPWNYPAVHLDLWERWFVPDPSRRFSLVRPKSES; the protein is encoded by the exons ATGGCTCTCCTGAGAAAAA TTAACCAGATCCTCCTGGTGCTTCTGCTGCTGATGGTGTGTCTCCTCCTGCACAGTTCACTGCTCAGAGCCTCGAGTCGACCCAAACTCGCAG ATCACTGGAAGAGCCTCGGAGGTGGAGCACAAGTCTCCGCAGCGAGAGTGCCAGAGGCGGATAATGTCGTCCCCGTCATCATCTGTGCGTCGGAGGAGCGCCTCGGTGCGGCCATGGCCTCCATCAACAGCATCTACAGCAACACAGACTCCAGCGTCTTCTTCTACATCGTCACGCTGCGGGACGCCGTGAAACTCACAAG ACAGTACATAATGAAGACTAAACTGAAGGGCATCAGATATAAGATCCTGGAGTTTAACCCCATGGTCCTGAAGGGGAAAGTGAAGCCGGACTCCTCTCGGCCTGATCTCCTACATCCG ctcaACTTTGTGCGCTTTTACTTACCCCTGCTCGACATCAAACATAAGAGAGTGATATACTTGGACGATGATGTCATTGTGCAGG GTGACATCAAGGATCTGTTTGATATGAAGCTGAAGCCGGGTCATGCTGCTGCTTTCTCCACGGACTGCGACCTGCCCTCCACTCACGAGATGGTGCGCAGCATCGGCATGCAG ACGACCTACATGGGCTTCTTGGACTataggaaacaggaagtgagagacCTGGGCATCAACCCCAGAGATTGCTCTTTCAACCCCGGAGTGTTCGTGGCCGATATGAGCGAATGGAAGAAACAGAAGATCACCAAACAGCTGGAGAAGTGGATGGAAGAGAATGTCAG GCAGAACATATACAGCAGCGCCATGGCAGGAGGCGTAGCAACCCCACCCATGCTGATAGTGTTTCACGACAAATACACAACACTGGACCCTCTGTGGCACGTCCGACACCTGG GCTGGAGTCCAGACGCCCGCTATGCAGAGAGCGTCCTGCAGGAGGCGCACCTGCTGCACTGGAACGGCCCCTTTAAACCCTGGAACTACCCTGCTGTCCACCTGGATCTGTGGGAGAGGTGGTTTGTTCCAGACCCCTCCAGAAGGTTCTCCTTGGTACGACCTAAGAGTGAAAGCTAA